The proteins below are encoded in one region of Danio rerio strain Tuebingen ecotype United States chromosome 14, GRCz12tu, whole genome shotgun sequence:
- the LOC103911812 gene encoding uncharacterized protein isoform X3, translating into MSLSVESGCTPVNTSMIVPVWLSTHKDPVSEKLVYALLDTQSDSVFIECAVCKSLKVDSCPVTLKLTTLVGKDSLMSSERISGLRVRGFNSSLIIDLPPAYTKECIPVDRAHIPTMETASHWKHLATLADKIPPLQNCEVGLLIGYNCSRALAPREVILGTENEPYAVRTDLGWSIIGPSLTHFEPQSSAAMCHRVSIKEIPAVTPTDVIKVLESDFKDTEGHTKVTSQEDIIFLRKLEENIRLNKDSHLEMPLPFRKRPYLPDNKPLAVIRLQHLKRRLMRDQEYREHYVTFMEEVIEKGNAEQVFEEGREGERWYIPHHGVYHSKKPGKLRIVFDCSARYKGTSLNDHLLTGPDLMNSLTGILLRFRQYPVALMCDVEKMFHQFHVDHADRDYLRFLWWRNGDFNSQPQTFRMTVHLFGASSSPGCANYGLKHLAREGERLYPLGSQFIMQDFYMDDGVSSIESTEKAIKLAEEARQLCALGSLRLHKFVSNDKEVLKTIPPSECAVDVIAVDLALTDQPLERALGIYWSLEQDNFKFRITVKDQPATRRGILSIVASLFDPLGFLAPFVLKGKAILQEMCRSGMGWDDNLPADLQSAWEHWKADLVNLEKIEVPRCIVPSGFGRIIRREIHHFSDASMSGYGQCSYLRLENEQGDISCSLLMAKSRVAPLKITTIPRLELAAAVVSVAVNDMLKEEMNLADAEAFFWTDSQVVLGYINNEARRFHTFVANRVQRIHRTTTPQQWRYICSDENPADYASRGLSVNNLVTSNWFRGPKVLWEKQIPPPMEISKQLPIGDPEVKKVQSLNTQTVQYSCLSDRLTKLSSWSKAIQAVARLIRRVRKDKSHNHSTLAERNDAQCIIIKDLQKQTYAEEITLLRKGKQLPRSNRLYNLDTFVDQDGLLKVGGRLCEASIPNAVKYPVILPKEHQLTKLLIADCHEKMAHQGKGMTINEIRSRGFWITGVNRTVASFVRQCVRCRKLRGPTEEQKMANLPSERIEPSPPFTYSGMDVFGPFITSKGRKSNKRYGLLFTCFCCRAIHIEMLDDMSTDAFINGLRCFIAIRGAVHQIRCDQGSNFIGARNELTKAMEEIDTNRLVTFLAEKQCDFVFNAPHSSHTGGVWERQIRTVRSVLRSTLSQSSGRLDDSSLRTFFYEAMSIVNSRPLTVDSLTDPSSPEPLTPNHLLTLKPTQALPPPGKFVREDVYARKRWRHVQYLAEQFWGRWHKEYVSNITTRQCWHTPRRNMQVGDIVLEKAVDLPRNEWRLARIIEAVTDKDGLVRRVKIQFGDRNLGKDGKRPHKPSVVERPVQKLVLLMEAA; encoded by the coding sequence ATGTCATTGAGTGTAGAATCTGGATGCACGCCTGTTAACACCTCTATGATTGTGCCAGTGTGGTTGTCCACACATAAAGACCCAGTTTCTGAGAAGCTCGTCTATGCTCTGTTAGACACACAAAGCGATTCAGTCTTTATTGAATGTGCAGTATGCAAAAGTCTTAAAGTCGACTCCTGTCCCGTGACGCTTAAACTCACTACTTTGGTTGGAAAGGACTCCTTGATGTCAAGTGAAAGGATTTCTGGTCTTCGAGTTAGAGGTTTCAATTCCTCACTGATTATAGATCTACCCCCTGCATACACCAAAGAATGCATTCCTGTGGATCGCGCACACATCCCTACAATGGAGACTGCAAGTCATTGGAAACATCTAGCCACTCTAGCAGACAAAATTCCCCCACTTCAAAATTGTGAGGTTGGACTATTGATAGGATACAATTGTTCCAGAGCGCTAGCGCCCCGAGAAGTAATTCTTGGAACGGAGAATGAACCATATGCTGTTCGCACGGACCTCGGATGGAGCATTATAGGTCCTTCCTTGACACATTTTGAGCCCCAAAGCAGTGCTGCCATGTGTCATAGAGTGTCTATCAAGGAAATACCTGCAGTAACTCCCACAGATGTGATAAAAGTGCTGGAATCTGATTTCAAGGACACAGAAGGGCACACAAAAGTGACGTCTCAGGAGGACATCATATTTCTGAGAAAGCTGGAAGAGAATATCAGATTGAACAAGGATAGTCATCTGGAAATGCCCCTGCCATTCAGGAAAAGACCATATCTTCCAGATAACAAACCTCTAGCTGTCATAAGACTTCAACATTTGAAGAGGAGATTAATGAGAGATCAGGAGTACAGAGAGCATTATGTAACATTCATGGAGGAAGTAATAGAGAAGGGTAATGCAGAACAGGTGTTTGAGGAAGGACGAGAAGGAGAAAGATGGTACATACCACATCACGGAGTGTACCACTCGAAAAAGCCAGGGAAATTGCGTATAGTTTTTGACTGTTCAGCCAGATACAAGGGAACTAGCTTGAACGACCATCTTCTAACTGGCCCAGATCTGATGAACAGCTTAACTGGCATCCTTTTGAGGTTCAGACAGTACCCTGTAGCCCTAATGTGTGACGTGGAGAAAATGTTCCACCAATTTCATGTAGACCATGCGGATCGTGATTATTTACGATTTCTATGGTGGAGAAATGGAGATTTCAATTCACAGCCTCAAACCTTCCGCATGACAGTGCATTTGTTTGGAGCCTCATCGTCCCCTGGATGCGCTAACTATGGGCTGAAGCATCTTGCAAGAGAAGGTGAACGTCTGTATCCTCTGGGCTCGCAATTTATTATGCAAGATTTCTACATGGATGATGGAGTTTCCAGCATTGAAAGCACAGAGAAGGCCATCAAATTGGCTGAAGAAGCTCGTCAGCTTTGTGCACTGGGAAGCTTAAGGCTTCACAAGTTTGTGTCTAATGACAAGGAAGTCTTGAAGACAATACCACCCTCAGAGTGTGCGGTAGATGTTATAGCTGTCGATCTTGCTCTCACTGATCAGCCTTTGGAAAGAGCTTTGGGCATTTACTGGAGTCTGGAACAAGACAATTTTAAATTCCGTATCACTGTTAAGGACCAACCAGCAACCCGTAGAGGGATACTGTCTATAGTGGCATCATTGTTTGATCCCTTAGGCTTTCTTGCCCCCTTTGTACTCAAAGGAAAGGCCATTCTGCAAGAAATGTGCCGAAGTGGTATGGGTTGGGATGATAACTTACCCGCTGATCTACAATCAGCATGGGAACACTGGAAGGCAGATCTAGTTAACCTAGAAAAGATTGAAGTGCCTCGTTGTATTGTGCCTTCTGGCTTTGGGAGAATCATAAGGAGAGAGATTCACCACTTCTCAGACGCCAGCATGAGTGGATATGGTCAGTGTTCATATCTCAGACTCGAGAACGAGCAAGGTGACATCAGTTGTTCGTTGCTCATGGCAAAATCTAGAGTGGCCCCACTCAAGATCACAACAATTCCTCGGCTAGAATTGGCTGCCGCAGTGGTGTCAGTTGCAGTGAATGACATGTTGAAGGAGGAAATGAACCTGGCAGATGCAGAAGCGTTTTTCTGGACTGACTCACAAGTGGTGTTAGGCTACATAAACAATGAAGCCCGCCGTTTCCACACGTTTGTGGCAAATAGAGTACAAAGGATTCACCGCACCACAACTCCTCAACAATGGCGGTACATTTGCTCAGATGAAAATCCAGCCGATTACGCATCGCGTGGTCTAAGTGTTAACAATCTTGTCACTTCCAACTGGTTTAGAGGACCTAAAGTTTTATGGGAAAAGCAAATACCACCACCTATGGAAATCAGCAAGCAGCTTCCAATTGGCGACCCTGAAGTCAAGAAGGTTCAGTCACTCAACACGCAAACTGTACAGTATTCATGTTTGTCAGACCGTCTCACCAAGTTGTCCTCATGGTCCAAAGCTATCCAAGCTGTTGCACGTTTAATACGTCGTGTCAGGAAAGACAAGTCACATAATCACAGTACATTGGCGGAACGAAACGATGCACAATGTATCATAATCAAGGACTTACAGAAGCAGACATATGCAGAGGAGATAACTTTACTCCGTAAGGGCAAACAACTACCTCGCAGCAACAGACTATACAATCTTGACACCTTTGTCGACCAAGATGGATTGCTGAAGGTGGGAGGGAGACTTTGTGAGGCATCTATCCCTAATGCTGTCAAGTATCCAGTGATACTTCCGAAGGAGCACCAACTTACAAAACTCCTGATTGCTGATTGTCATGAGAAGATGGCTCATCAAGGAAAGGGAATGACTATAAATGAAATCAGATCAAGAGGATTCTGGATTACGGGAGTTAACAGGACTGTAGCTTCCTTTGTACGACAATGTGTGAGATGTCGCAAGTTACGTGGACCTACGGAAGAGCAAAAAATGGCTAACTTACCCTCAGAGCGCATAGAGCCATCCCCTCCATTCACATACAGCGGGATGGATGTTTTCGGTCCATTCATCACCAGCAAAGGTCGCAAGTCAAACAAGAGGTATGGACTTCTTTTTACCTGTTTCTGTTGCAGAGCCATCCATATTGAGATGCTGGATGACATGTCCACAGATGCCTTTATCAATGGCCTGCGTTGTTTCATCGCTATCAGAGGAGCAGTCCATCAAATAAGGTGTGATCAAGGCAGTAATTTCATTGGAGCCAGGAATGAGCTCACCAAAGCTATGGAGGAGATTGACACCAACCGTCTGGTAACATTCTTAGCGGAAAAACAGTGCGACTTTGTTTTTAATGCACCTCATTCAAGCCACACTGGCGGAGTTTGGGAAAGACAGATTAGAACTGTCAGAAGTGTTCTTCGCTCCACCCTGTCACAGTCATCTGGAAGGCTCGATGACTCTTCTCTGCGAACGTTCTTTTACGAGGCCATGTCCATTGTAAACAGTCGTCCGCTCACGGTTGATAGTCTAACTGACCCAAGTAGCCCTGAACCTCTAACCCCTAATCACCTCCTCACTCTAAAACCTACTCAAGCCCTACCACCTCCTGGCAAATTTGTCAGGGAAGATGTGTATGCCCGTAAGAGATGGCGGCATGTCCAATACTTAGCAGAACAATTCTGGGGACGTTGGCATAAGGAGTATGTGTCTAACATCACAACAAGACAGTGCTGGCATACACCAAGAAGGAACATGCAAGTAGGAGATATTGTCTTGGAGAAGGCAGTGGATCTGCCCAGGAATGAGTGGCGCTTGGCAAGGATTATTGAGGCAGTCACTGACAAGGACGGATTGGTGAGAAGAGTGAAAATACAGTTCGGAGATAGAAATCTGGGGAAGGATGGCAAACGTCCACATAAACCATCTGTGGTGGAACGTCCAGTGCAGAAGTTGGTCCTGCTGATGGAGGCAGCCTGA